The following DNA comes from Nocardia sp. XZ_19_385.
CATCAGCTTCACGGTTTCGTTGGGCCGGTACATGTTCAGCGCGGCGTGCAGGGATTGGATGGTGGTGACCGCCCGATCGTTGAGCGCGGTGATGACCTCGCCTTCCAGCAGCCCGGCGGCGTGCGCGGGCATGCCGTAGATGGCCGCTTCGACCCGGGCGCCGGCGCCGGTGGGCTCGGCGTTGGACGCGATTACGCCGAGGGTCGCGGTGGGGCCGATGTGCACGGTCTCGGTGGGTGTGCCGGAACGGATTTGGCGCACGATGCGCATCGCTCTGTCGATCGGGACCGCGTAGCCGTTGGCGTCGTCGGCGGATCTCTGGGCGGGGTCGCCGGAGGCGGCGGTGATGACGCCGACGATGGTGCCGTTGCGGTCGGCCAAGGCACCGCCGGACTGTCCCGAGGACACGGGGGCGGCGATTTCGAACATGCCGGACAAGGCTTTTCGGGACAGGTCGGCCGAATTCAGGGCGACGATGGTGGAATCCAGATTGGTGATGGTGCCCGGGATGGCCGTCGGCTGACCGCCGATACCGCCCGCGTTGCCGATGGCGAGGACATCGTCGCGCATCCGGACGTCGCCGGAATTGCCGATGGTGGCGGTGGCCAGCCCGGCCGCGCCGGACAGTTCGAGCAGGGCGATGTCGGCGGCGGAGTCGTAGCCGAGCACGCTGGCCTGGTAGACCTCGCCGTTGCCGACATCGGTCACCGTGACCGTGTCCGCGCCTTTGACCACGTGATGGCTGGTCAGCACCTGTCCGTCGGCGGTGAGCACGATCCCGGAACCGGCAGCCCCCAGCCCGAACGGTCGGGTGGAGGTGCTGATGTGGACCAGGGCAGGCCGGACGGCGGCGGTGACGGTGGGCGCGTCCAGCGTGGGGATCGGCTCGGTCGTGTAGGTGGCGTCGACGATCTCCGGGCCGGCGAACGGTGCCCATTGGGGTAGTTCCGCGCGGAAGCCCAGGAACGTCGTCACCGCGAGGATGACGACCACCATCAGGGCAACCACCCGGCCGCCCCCGCCCGACCGGTCGGTGCGCGGCGGCCGGGCGTCATCGCTCATGTAGCGCCACTGCTCGTCCATCGCCGCTCCTACCTCCGGAGGACACACCGCTCTCCATTGTGGCGGAACAATCACCACCACCGAATGGCAATCCCCACCGGGGGCGCTTGGCAAACCGAGGCATGCGGCGGTAGGCATGTATTCATGACGAGCGCCGCAGCCTATGCCATCCCCGCGCCGGACGGCGCCTTCGAGAAGGTCACCATCGAAAGACGGGAGCTCGGCCCGCACGACGTCCTCATCGACGTCAAGTTCGCGGGTATCTGTCACTCCGATATCCACACCGCGCGCGACGAGTGGGGCGGCACCAAATATCCGTGCGTGCCGGGCCACGAGATCGCCGGCCTGGTCGCGGCCGTCGGCAGCGCCGTCAGCAAGCACAAGGTGGGCGACCGGGTCGGTGTCGGCTGCATGGTCGATTCCTGCGGCAAGTGCGGCCCGTGCCTGGCCGACGAGGAGCAGTACTGCGCCAACGGCAACACCATGACCTACAACGCCGAGGTCGATCCGTCCGTGCAGCCGGAGGGCTACACCATGGGCGGCTATTCGACCCAGGTCGTGGTGACCGAGAACTTCGTGCTGCAGATCCCGGAGGGCATCGGCCTGGACGTCGCGGCGCCGCTGCTGTGCGCCGGCGTCACGCTGTTCTCGCCGCTGCGGCACTGGAACGCCGGTCCCGGCAAGAAGGTCGCGATCATCGGCATGGGCGGGCTCGGGCATGTCGGGGTGAAGATCGCCGCGGCCATGGGCGCGGAGGTCACGGTGCTCAGCCATTCGCTGAGCAAGCAGGAGGACGGCAAGCGCTTCGGCGCGCACCACTATTACGCGACCAACGACAAGCAGACCTTCAAGGAACTGCGCAATCGCTTCGATCTGATCATCAATACGGTGTCCGCGGATCTGCCGATCGACAGCTACATGCGGTTGCTGAACCTGAACGGCACGCTGGTGATCCTCGGGTTGCCCGAAAAGCCTTTGTCCGTCAAGCCTTTCACCATCGCGGGCTACCGGCGTTCGCTGGCGGGCTCGATGATCGGCGGTATCGCCCAGACCCAGGAGATGCTGAACTTCTGCGCCCAGCACGGGATCGGCGCGGAGATCGAGGTGATCTCCGCCGACGAGATCGACAACGCCTACGACCGGGTGGTCGCCAGCGACGTGCGCTACCGCTTCGTCATCGACACGGCCACCATCTAGGCGGGACGGGTCGCGCTGACGTACTGCAGCAGGCCGTGCACCTGCTGCTCGACGTCGGCGAGCCCCATTTCCGCGAACAGGCCGGGGAAGGTCTCGCTGTCGAAGACCCGCAATCCGCTCCAGCCGCCGACAACCTTGCTGACCTGCCCGAACGGTGAGTTGTCCCGGTGGCTGGTGCTGATCGCGATCCGGCCGCCCGGCGCCAGCACCCGCACCATCTCCCGGGTGGCGGTGATCGGGTCCGGGATCAGGTAGAGCGCGCCGAAGCAGCACACCGCGTCGAAAGTGCCGTCCGCGAACGGCAATCGGGCGGCATCACCGCGTAGATAGCCCACCCGCGGGCCCGTGTTGTCGACGACAGCACGGGCCAGCATCGCTTCGGAGTAGTCCAGGCCGACCGCGAAACCGTTGCCGGACAGCGTCTTACTCAGATACCGGGTGAAATTGCCGGGGCCGCAGGCAATATCGAGCACCCGCTTCGACCCGTCGAGCCGGAGCTGCCGGACGGCATCGCGCCGATCGGTTTCCATCGTGCGGCCGCTGGCGACGAAGAACGCGGCGGGTCGCCACGCTCGTTCGTAGACAGCAGCCAGGGCGGGATGATTCATGGCGCGCCGGGCCAGATTCATTGGGGCTCCTCGTCGTTGGGGAGTTCCGGAGGCGAAAAGTGTTCAGGCACGCTCGACTTCGATGGTCATGCCCGCGGCCCGCAGGCGCTCGGTGAGCGCGTCACCCATCGCGGCGGCCGGGGTGAGGATGCCCGCCAGCTCCGGCTGCTTGCCGGTGTCGAGCGCCAGGCACAACCCGGACTCGCCGAGCAGGACCGCGGTGGCCTTGTAGCCCGGGTCGCCCTTGCCGGAGAACGTGGCCAGGTACTTCGCGCCGGAGGTGGTGCGCGCGTAGGTCTTCATGGTGAACCACCCACTGTTGCGGGCCTTTTCGCTCGGTCCCGTGCCCGGCTTCGGCAGCACCCGGTCCAGCAGCTTGCGCCCCACCTCGGCGCGCGACAGCACCGAGCCGACCGCCATGGTCGCGACGATGCCGCCCGCGATACCGGCGGCGACCAGCGGCGCGGCGGCCGACTTGCCCGCGCTCATCACCTCGCGGTAGCGGAAGTTCTTGCCGTACACCCAGCCCAGCAGGCCGTTGCTGCGCCGCACAACCTTGGTGTTGTGCGCGGCCATGACGAAGGTCGACACCCAGCCGTCCAGGCTCGGGTCGATATTGCTGGCCCGCTCCAGCGCCTGATCGGACTGCCGGCCGACGTCGGGGTCCATCGACTTGTCCGGGCTCAGCGAGTACGGATGCATCATCACCGAGGCCTTCGAGGAATCCTCGGCGATGGCCTCCATCATGGCCCGCCCGGAATCGATGGTGCCGCCGCTGACGCCGCCCTTCGCCGACGCGATCAGCGTGGTGTCCAGCAGCTCACCGGTGTTGTCGGCGACCGTGGCCCGATACAGCTGGTAGACACTCAGGTCCGACGGAATCGAGTCGTACCCACAGGAATTCACGATCTTCGCGCCACTGGCGACGGCCTCGTCGTGATACCCGTCGATGGCGTCGCGGATGAACAGTGGCTCACCGGTGAGGTCGGCGTAGTGCGTGCCCGCCTTGGCGCACGCCGCGACCAGCGGCATGCCATAGCGCAGGTACGGACCGACCGTGGTGACAACGACTTTGGTGCGCGACGCCATCGCGTCCAGCGCTTCCTGATCAGTGGAGTCCGCCACGACCAGACCCCAATTGGCAGCTCCCGCACCGAGTTCCGCGCGTACCCCGGTCAGCTTGTCCAGTGACCGCCCGGCCAGCCCGATCCGGGCCTCCACCGGGGCGGCGTCGCGCAGGTACTCGGCGGTGAGCTTGCCGACGAAACCCGTCGCACCGAACAGGATCAGATCGAATTCTCGGTTCTCTGCCATGTGAAAGACTCTTTCGCTCAGGTACGTCGGGGGCGCTTGGCGCGCGTCTTCTTCTTGGGGATTACCGGCGGATGCTCGGCCAACCATTCGGCGTGGATTTTGCCGAGTTCGGTGACCGCCGGTTCGTCGTAGAGCCATTCGCGGGCGACGCGATGCCAGTTCGCGGTGCAGTTGAGCTGGCCCAGCATGCCGAAGGTGAGGAAATCCGCGCGCCGCGAGAACAGGTGCTCCGGCGGCAGGTTCTGCTGTTTCATGCCGGCGAACTCGCTGGCGCGCGGGTCGACGGCGAGCAGGAACGCGCCACTGGCCAGATCGGGTGTGATGGTGAGTTCCTCGTCGATCAGGCACCACTCCGAGGCGGCCAGCACATACTCCAGGCATTCCTCCGGGCCGACCTCCTCCGGGGAGCCGATCACGCCGCGCTCGATCATCAACTGCTGCAAGTCTTCCGCGCGGTCCTCCGCGGCCGCGCGCAGGCAGATCGCCTCGAACTTCACATAGTCCGGGTCCATCCGGTTGAACAGCCCGAAGTCCAGGAAGCCGACGCGTCCGTCGTCGGCCAGCATCACATTGCCGGGGTGCGGATCGCCGCAGAACTCGTTGAAGGTGAACAGCGAACCCACATAAAACCGGTAGATGATCTCGCCCACCCGATTCCGGTCGGCGTCGGGCAGCTGCCGGATCTCCTCGAAGCCCTTGCCCGGCAGGTATTCACTGACCAGCACCCGGGTCGAGCTCAGCTCCGGCATCGACCGCGGCACCACGATGAACGGGTGCCCGGCGTAGAGCTCGGCGATCTGCAACTGGGTGGCGGCCTCGGCGTGATAGTCGAGTTCGCCCTCCATGTTCAGCCGCAGTTCGTCCAGCACCGCCGGCGTCACCCAGGGCAGCGCCGACTGCAGCACCTTGCGGAACATGTTGAGGTTCTTCAGGTCCGCGCGCACCGCGGCATCGATGCCGGGGTACTGCACCTTCACCGCGACATCGCGGCCGTCGTGCAGCCGCGCCCGGTACACCTGGCCGATGGAGGCCGCCGCGACCGCTTCCGGGTTGAATTCGGCGAACACCTCGTCGAGCGGGCGGCCGAAATCCTCCTCGATGACCTGCTTCATCGCCTCGAACGACACGTTCGGCGCCGAGTCGCGCAGCACGGCCAGCCGCTTCTGGAACCGTTCCCGGTGCGCCTCGGGCACCAGATCCAGATCCAGCACCGAGAGCATCTGGCCCAGTTTCATGGCGACGCCCTTCATGGTGCCCAGCACCATGACCACCTGCTCGGTGGTGCGGATCATCGACTCCTCGGCCATCTTCGCGCGTACGGCCTCGGATCTGCCGCGCATGGACAGGCGCGTGCGCTGGGTACGCAGCACCGAACTGGCAGCAACGGCACCCAGTTTGGTGCCACGAGCAAGCCGGGAAGTCGGGACTTGCTTCGCCATCGAGGTACCTCCGTTGGTGCCGACCGCGCAGACGGTGCCCCCTGGCGCACCGCATCCGTCTCAGACTAACCAACCGCGCAAGGCGGGCGAGTCGCCCGTCACACCCAGACCGCTCAGTCTGCTTCCTGCTCCGGTAACACATGCGGCATCTGGGCGAACTTCGCCGGCGAACCGCCCGCGCGCATCATGCCCTCGATCGCGCTCCACGCCATCATGGTCAGGTAATCGATGACCTGATCGCGCGACATCGTCTTGTCCGTGGTCCACCAGTGCGTGGCCAGCTGGATGCCGCCGACCAGCACATACGACCACAGCAGCGCACCCTCGGTCTCGGCGCCGTGCGCCCGGCCGCGATCGATGATGACCGTGGACACCACCTCGGCGAAGAGCTTCTCGAACTCCGCGAGCGAGGACTGGTCACCCGAGCCGTTGCCCATGATGAACCGGTAGACCTCGGGGTCCTCGTCGACGGTGCCGACGTATTCGGCCAGCGCCGAGCGGACCAGGTCGTATTCGGCGGCGTCGAGGTTGATCGCGCCGTACACCCGCGGCATCAGCGTGGTCTCGATGAACCGCTGCATGGTCGCGTGCACCAGGTCGTTCTTATCGGAGAAGTACCGGTAGAGCACGGTTTTGGAGACGCCGATCTCGGCGGCGATCTCATCCATGCCGGCGTTGCTGCCGCGTTTGCGGATGGCTGCCAGGGTGCCGTCGACAAGTTCCTCACGGCGATCGATCTTGTGCTGGCGCCACCGGCGCTTACGGCCGTCCGCTTCACCGCCGCGCGCCGCCGGACGCTCGCCACGTGCGTCGACGTCGACAAGGTCTTCGGTGGACAGCGTTAGCTCCCTCGGGTCGGAGGTTCCGGAGAACCAGGTGTTTTGCCACCCAGCTTAGGTCCCGGCAACCGCCCTGCGTCACGTTTGGGTCCTGGATGCGGGGCATCCCACACATTCCGGGCGCGCGCGCCGGGGCCCTGTCACTACGACACAGCAGAATGGACACCATGGAGAACGCGCCAACGACGCTTGCGCCCGCCCCGTCCGTCCCATCCGTGCCCAATGGTTTCTTCGTCGACGACGAGAGCAAACGGCGCGACCTGTTCCGGATGAAGGCGTTCGCGACCGGGCTGCTGGCTTTCGCCACGCTGGTCTACCTGTTCTGCCGCTGGCTGGAATCGCGCGGGCAGGGCGGCGACTGGGTCGGCTACGTGCGGGCCGCCTCCGAGGCCGGCATGGTCGGCGCCCTGGCCGACTGGTTCGCGGTGACCGCGCTGTTCCGGCATCCGCTCGGCCTGCCGATCCCGCACACCGCGATCATCCGGAAGAAGAAAGACCAGCTCGGCGCCAGCCTGGGCAGTTTCGTCGGCACCAACTTCCTTGCTCCCGAGGTGGTTTCGGCGAAGGTGCAGTCGGCGGAGGTCTCGCTGCGGATCGGGCGCTGGATGGCCGATCCGGGGCACGCGGCCCGCGTGGCGGAGGAGAGTTCGACGATCCTGCGCGCGGTGGTCGGCGTGCTGCGTGACGAGGACGTGCAGCAGATCATCGACAACACCATCGTCAAGCGGATCGCCGAACCGCAGTGGGGCCCGCCGATCGGCCGGGTGCTGGCCGAACTGCTCGCCGACAACCGGCAGCTGGCGCTGCTGGACATGCTCGCCGAACGCGCGCACCAGTGGGCGCTGGGCAGCCAGGAAACCATCGACCGGATCGTCATGCGCGACGCGCCGTCCTGGGCCCCGAAATTCGCCAATATCCTGCTGGCGGAAAAGATTTACCGGGAGTTGGTGGAGTTCACCTGGAAGGTGCGTTCCAATCCGGAGCATGAGGTGCGCCTGGCGGCGAATCGTTTCCTGGAGGAATTCGCCTACGACCTGCAGCACGACGACGCCATGATCAAAAAGGCGGAACGGATCAAGGCGCAGGTGATGGGCCGCGAGGAAATCACCGGGATGGCCGAGGCCACGTGGCGCGCGGCGAAACGGCTGATCCTGGAGTCGGCCGACGATCCGAGCAGTACGCTGCGCCGTAAGGTGGCGGAGAATGTGCAGCAGCTCGGTGAGCGGCTGCGCGACGACGACGCCATGCGCGACAAAGTCGACGGCTGGCTCGATCGCGGCGTGCGCTACCTGGTGCAGAACTACGCCGCCGAGATCACCACCCTGGTCACCGATACCGTGGCCAAGTGGGACGCCGAGGAGGCGAGCAACAAGATCGAATTGCAGGTCGGGCGTGATCTGCAATTCATCCGCATCAACGGCACGGTGGTCGGCGCGCTCGCCGGGCTCGTCATCTACACGATTTCCCAGTTGCTGTTCCACGGCTGACGAGCAGTAAATCGCACCATGAAAACCGTTGCGAGCACTGCTGATAGAGCGCCGCTCGGCATTTGCCGGATCGGTGCTAACAGGGTGCTTGCAAGAGCTAGCACCCTGACCTAGAATTGAACTCGTACAACCGCCAGAAGGTGAGTGATGGCAGACCAGCCCGAGGTTCCCGCCGAGTACACCGAACACCCCGACGAGCAATCCGAAGGTGTCGGCGAAAAAGTGGGACGTGCAGCGCACGACATCGGAGGCTTCATCAGATCACAGCGAGAAGCCGCGCAAGTCTCGCTGCGTCAGCTCGCCGCACTGGCGGGAGTGAGCAATCCGTACCTGAGTCAGATCGAGCGTGGATTGCGTAATCCGTCCGCCGAAGTACTCGCGCAGATCGCCAAGGCACTGCGGGTGTCCTCGGAGGTGTTGTACGTACGGGCTGGCTATCTGGAACAACGGCCGCACAGTCCGGTCCGGGATGCCCTGCTTGCCGATACCTCGATCTCCGAGCGGCAGAAGCAGGTCCTGCTGGATATCTATGAATCGTTTCGCCGGGAAAACGGAGGAGACGAGCAGGGGGGAATTGCATGGGACAGCGCCGTTCCGCGTACGACAAACGAAACTCCGCCACGCCAGGAGAACGAAGAATTATGACCGAAAAGAATGTCACCGTAACCAAGCCGCTGCTCGCCGCCGTGGGCGCGGGCGATGCCGTCTACGCCGTCGTCACCGATGTGGTGACCCAGGTGCGTGGGCGCGCCGCCGGCACCGACGTGCCGGGCCGGGTCGAAGAGGCTCGCGAGCGGTTCGCCAACGTGCCGGCCGATGTGCAGGCCCAGTTCGAGACCCTGCGCGAGCGCCTCGCCGGCCTGCCCTCGGAGCTTCCGGAGGACCTCGCCGAGTTGCGCGAGAAGTTCACCGCCGAAGAGCTGAAGAAGCTGGCCGACGAGTACCGCGCCAAGGTGCTCGACCTCTACGCCGACCTGGCCGTGCGCGGCGAGGAGACCGTTGAGCGGCTGCGCGCCAACCACCTGGTCGAGGATCAGATCGAGCGGGTCGAGGCGCTGTACAAGGACGCCACCGTGCGCGCCGAGGAAGCCCTGGATCGAGTGCACGGTCTGCTGGGCCGCCCGGCCAAGGTCGAGGACGCGCCCATCGTGGACGCCGTCCCGGTCGTCGAGGCCGAGGTCGTCGAGGTCACCACCGAGACCGTCCCCGCGCCCGAGCCGGTCAAGGCCCCCGCCGCCCCGGCCCCGAAGAAGGCCCCGGCCGCGAAGAAGGCTCCGGCAAAGAAGGCCGCCCCTAAGAAGGCGTAAACCTTTTCGCATCGCGACCCCGCACCCTTTCGGTGCGGGGTCGCTTTGCTGTTCAAGGGATTTCACCCATCCGACACAGCAGAACGGCCCGCCACGACCCCTGTGGGGCGGACAATTGTTCGGACGACTCCCCGCGTGCGCTGGTTCGTGCGCGAGGATGCGGCGGAGTTGCTCCTAGGATGGTGAGGTGACTGTCTTGCACGTGACACGCTGGATTGAGGCCGGGCTGTGGCTGCTGGCGCTCGGCGCGACGATCTTCGCGCTGATTCACGCGATCCGCCAGCGCCCGGACGCCTTCACCGCGGTGGACAAACAGACCAAACAGCTCTGGCTGGCGATTCTCGGGGTCTCCCTGTTCCTGCTGGTGATTCCGCTGCTCGCGGGCGGCCTGGGTGGCCTGGGGCTGCTCACCTTCATCGCGATCATCGCCACCGGCATCTACCTCGCCGACGTGCGCCCGAAAGTAGACGAGGTGCAGCGCGGTCCCCGCTGGTAGATGGGCGTTTGCTGGGGCGCACAAGCCGTCCGCGCGCCATGAACGCTCCATAACTTTTCACCGCTTGCACTAGCTAGCGGACCCCTTTTCGCGTTACTGTGTCGATCAGTAACACAAAGGAGTGTCCGATGCGTGCCTTGCTGACGACGGTGTTGACGGGCCTATCCAGCGCCCTGTTCGACACCCATCGTGCGAACCTGCGTTCCCGCACCTACGCGACCGCGGCGTTCAACCCGCCGACCGTTTCCCACGAGGTCATCCCGGTGACCACCCGGGACGGCACGAAGCTGCGCGTGCACTCCTACGGTCCGAAAGACGCACCGGCCATCGTGCTGGTGCACGGCTGGACCTGCGCCATCGAATACTGGAACGCCCAGATCAACGCCTTCGCCGGCGAGTACCGCGTCATCGCCTACGACCAGCGCGGCCACGGCGCGAGCGAATTCGGGAACAGCAAGCTCGACATGGACCTGCTCGCCGACGACCTCGCCGACGTGCTCGACGCGGCCCTGGCCGCCGATCAGCGCGCGGTCCTGGTCGGCCACAGCCTGGGCGGTATGACCCTGCAGGCGTGGGCGGGCCGCTACCCCGAACAGGTTCCGGCGCGCGCACATTCGGTGCTGCTCACCAATACCGCTGCCTCGCACCTGATCTTCCAGACCACCGTGGTGCCGCTGTTCAACCGGCCGGCCCGGCTGCTGAAACTCAAAGTCCCGCTGCCGTTCCTGCTGGGCCGCGTCGGTCTCGGTTTCCCGATCGTCTTCCCCCCGATCGCCCCGGTGAAGTGGCTTTTCGCCCGGCAGATCATGAGCACGGCCGCCGAGGGCGACCTGCTCGACTTCAGCCTGAACATCGTCCGTTCCTGCCCGGCCCTGGTCCGCGCGCGGTTCGGTTTCCTGCTCGCGGAGATGGATCTCGGCGAATCGGCCCGGAACCTGGTGGTGCCCACCACGATTGTGGCTGGCTCCTTCGACGATATGACCCCGGTCGCGCACGCCGAGCAGATCGCCGAGATGCTGCGGCAGACCGGCAGTTTCGTCCGGCTGGAGGTGTTGCCGACCGGCCATCTCGGCAACACCGAAGCCTACGAACAGTTCAACGACGAGCTGGCCCGGGTGCTCGCGGCCGCCTATCACCGCCGCAAGGTGGCGACCGGCTAGACCAGCGTCAGCCAGTAGTCCTGGAACTGCAGGAATACCAGCAGCAGCACTACCGCGTAGAAGATCGCGACGATGGTCCAGCGCCATTCGGCGGCCACGCCGAGCGGCCCACGCGAGCCGCCCCACAGGATCTGGGTGATCGCCGCGAGCAACGGTGTGATGATCGCCCACACCACCATGCAGTACGGGCACAGCGCGTTGATGCGGTACAGGCTCTGGAAGATCAGCCAGCAGATGAAGCCGGTGCCGAGCAGCGTGCCCACCCACAGTCCCCCCCAGACCCAGCGCGGAATCCGGACCCCGGAGACGGCGAGCACCCCGAGGGTGACGACCACCGAGAACCCGACCACGCCGATCAGCGGGTTCGGGACGTCGAAGAAGACCGACGCCTGCGGCCGTTCCATCACGGTCCCGCAGGACAGGATCGGGTTGATGCTGCAGGAGGGCCGGTAGCCGGCGTCGGTGTAGAGCCTGATCCGTTCGACGGTCAAGGTCACCGAGGCCAGCCAGCCGGCCAGCCCGCCCAGCAAGACCAGCCAGGCGGACCGGGGCGGCGCGTCGATCACTAGCCTGCTGCTCCCGCGATCGCCTGCTCCAGCTGAGCCGGGTTGACCTGCTGGCCGTTGACGAACACGGTGGGCGTGCTCTGCACGCCTTCCTCGAAGGCCTTCTCCGTCATCCGCTTGACGTACTTGCTGTACTTCTTGTCGTTGATGCAGCTCGCGACCTCGTCGCCGTAGCCCGCCTGCTTGGAGATGGCGATGATCTGGTCGTTGCTCAGGCCGCCCGTACCCTCCGGCGGCTGCGCGGCGAACATCGCGCCCAGCCAGGCCTGGTACTTCGACGGATCCGCCTCGGCGACGCAGTACGAAGCGTTGGCGGCGCGGGTGGAGTATTCGGTGCCGGACGCCTTGTCCAGGAACGAGATGATGTTGTATTCGACGGCGATTTTGCCGTCGGCGACGTTCTTCTCCAGCAGGTCCTTGTACTGGGCCTCGAAGCCCTGGCAGGCCGGGCACTGCAGGTCGGCGACGACGCGCACGGTGGCCTTCGCGTCCGGCTTGCCGATCCGGATGGAACCATTGTCGGTGAGGGAACCGGTGACGCCGTTCGCGGCGGCGGCCGCGGGAATGGACGGGGTCGGCCCGGGGTCGTCCTTTTCCTTCTTCTTCAGCGCGATGCCGATACCGATGGCCGCGATCAGGCCGATGATGACGGCGGCCACGCCGATCTGGATCGCGAGATTGCGGTTCCGGTCGGCCTTTTGCAGGCCCGCCAGCGGATTCGGATTCTTTCGCCCAGCCGGTTTCTTGCTCACCGTGCGTTCACCACGCCTTTCGCTCGCCTTGCCGGTTTCAGCTCTGCCGACCCGATGGTAGTTGCGGGGAACTTCCCGGCACGGTCGGGCACGGTCCACATCCTCCTGGGTGAACCTGAGA
Coding sequences within:
- a CDS encoding alpha/beta fold hydrolase — translated: MRALLTTVLTGLSSALFDTHRANLRSRTYATAAFNPPTVSHEVIPVTTRDGTKLRVHSYGPKDAPAIVLVHGWTCAIEYWNAQINAFAGEYRVIAYDQRGHGASEFGNSKLDMDLLADDLADVLDAALAADQRAVLVGHSLGGMTLQAWAGRYPEQVPARAHSVLLTNTAASHLIFQTTVVPLFNRPARLLKLKVPLPFLLGRVGLGFPIVFPPIAPVKWLFARQIMSTAAEGDLLDFSLNIVRSCPALVRARFGFLLAEMDLGESARNLVVPTTIVAGSFDDMTPVAHAEQIAEMLRQTGSFVRLEVLPTGHLGNTEAYEQFNDELARVLAAAYHRRKVATG
- a CDS encoding vitamin K epoxide reductase family protein; this encodes MIDAPPRSAWLVLLGGLAGWLASVTLTVERIRLYTDAGYRPSCSINPILSCGTVMERPQASVFFDVPNPLIGVVGFSVVVTLGVLAVSGVRIPRWVWGGLWVGTLLGTGFICWLIFQSLYRINALCPYCMVVWAIITPLLAAITQILWGGSRGPLGVAAEWRWTIVAIFYAVVLLLVFLQFQDYWLTLV
- a CDS encoding thioredoxin domain-containing protein; this encodes MSKKPAGRKNPNPLAGLQKADRNRNLAIQIGVAAVIIGLIAAIGIGIALKKKEKDDPGPTPSIPAAAAANGVTGSLTDNGSIRIGKPDAKATVRVVADLQCPACQGFEAQYKDLLEKNVADGKIAVEYNIISFLDKASGTEYSTRAANASYCVAEADPSKYQAWLGAMFAAQPPEGTGGLSNDQIIAISKQAGYGDEVASCINDKKYSKYVKRMTEKAFEEGVQSTPTVFVNGQQVNPAQLEQAIAGAAG